A single region of the Indicator indicator isolate 239-I01 chromosome 3, UM_Iind_1.1, whole genome shotgun sequence genome encodes:
- the ZFC3H1 gene encoding zinc finger C3H1 domain-containing protein, which produces MAAAEAAAAPAEAALDPSRLSPKEEGELEDGEISDDDNSAFGPCGSSGGSEPGGGLVSSRPYSRRRPPPGLRGGISLSSSGRPFCRSRHQPPPDMGHTHGHGGYRPKDSFRSHPPPMPAPRMPPGSHSDTGPRLSFWERSHHALDQFRFRGRPYRGGGRWGRSQGGGDRGGNPPGRPPGGGGGAGFGSSQGWREPSPRKSKTFGRSPSRKQNYSSKNENSVEESFEDLLLKYKQIQLELEYINKDERLALSNREENEQQNDDKPVDTEDQVTVENDSIKPDAIKEVSPEEKNPVMAFQAFELKPLRQKLPTPAERSRLKKGKEGTKQSSQKSDGTESGQGTEDKGQGSVRKFSSSDVTSEKKLLDDEEEMSELQLRLLALQSASKKWQQKEQQVMKESKEKLTKTRSVTQKVKASTKAHSTKKNSATAKQNLRKQQTKTSKKMQQQKEQDRRQKEEDLRKQEEEEERRKREEEIRKIRDLSNQEEQYNRFMKLVGGKRSSRSRSSDTDLRWSLDKPSTDSAGGIYQYDNYDEVAMDTDSETNSPASSPMPPPFFECPIGYFPPPVPPISLPLPPPIPPVPSLSQLYMEGISCVSLEPPPPLPPLPPEEPEQPPKPPFADEEEEEEMLLREELLKSLANKRAFRSEETSSNSGPPSPPVTDNLQSVPRSNLSAVSINTVSQPRVQNTKFVRVPRPPRAVITLPKHKSVVVTLNDSDDSESDGEPSNSTSSVFGGLESMIKEARRNVEASKIKAPPKAEKENDPMRTPEALPEDKKIEYRLLKEEIASREKQRLIKSDPLRNNSSPANSDGEVDGIGRIAVVTKQVTEAEAKLKKNRILLMKDESVLKHLLQQEAKKRENVRIAENKINKLTEQLQATEKILNANKIFLKKLQEQIHKVQQRVTVKKALALKYGEELARAKAVASKEIGKRKREQDHLGPNKMLKLESSPASSPKKHSAELIALEKKRLQQLEYEYALKIQKLKEARALQTKEQSNIAPHAEEESEFALPQPSLHDLTQDKLSLDSEENYFDDEVLSNSNRERRRSFRESSSFTKPNLKHMDTPKQETINKLSKKASEEPELFLGLNIEELKKLYAKADSLKELLVKSTAFIVPKEDLLCGQEISVDVDFITSQNKQTEAKPFPFGVYHSPLLVFKSYRFSPYFRTKEKLHLSSVTYSNMIEPRQCFCRFDLTGTCNDDDCQWQHMKDCTLSRKQLFQDILSYNLELIGCSEKSTEEEISTATEKYIEKLFGINRDRMSVDQMAVLLASNVNESKSHTPPFTTWKDKRKWRPKYWRKPLLDSSSSEEEQFIGPIKYAHPTEHKKRVPALDAVVTPDDVRYFTSETDDISNLEASVQENPSDVQLWIKLAYKYLNQNEGSSSECLDSTLNVLARALENNKENPEIWCHYLRLFSKRGTKEEIQEMCETAVEYAPSYRIWWTFLNLENSFDGKDYVCGRMLQFLMEERGGEENPNLVSFQLLETLLYRVHLSLFTGRHQDALVLLQNALKPAKEKIISERLTVSDRCLAWLAYIHLTEFGLLPGKLYDPAHVSPSRIVSKEPFLIPWQTIHDVKTDPDMLLAMFEDAVKTCTDESLEADKRIAICFPLYRNMIALLKLLERWESAAELCRSLLELCPNNCQLLESLATLYLQMEQSDNAYKVWMEAFEKNPQNAEIFYQLSKFLVSQEKSSSILPLLQDFVATFFENTCPQHGPMDLLRYLLNFPMPIEFTSPLYKEHLTDDVVNQQIPYLWQIYCLCQSLQASVGEALDAYEAALGAVMQQDIVQNIWLDYLVFINSKVVGSNNKVQEFKLFTDLVNRCLVTVPTRYPIPFSTADYWTNYEFHNKVILFYLSCIPKSQHSKTLERFCSTMPANPGLALRLLLQYWEESNVQILKLQAKMFTYNIPTCLAIWKIAIAAECFLMGQREVHHLYQRALQKLPLCATLWKDQLLFEASGGGKTDNLRKLVSKCQEVGVSLDELLNLNTYRTESKNH; this is translated from the exons CCAAAACTTTTGGAAGGTCCCCATCTAGAAAGCAAAACTACTCTTCTAAAAATGAAAACTCTGTGGAAGAAAGTTTTGAGGATTTGCTCTTGAAGTATAAGCAGATACAATTAGAGCTTGAATACATTAATAAAGATGAAAGACTGGCTTTGAGcaacagggaagaaaatgaacaaCAGAATGATGATAAACCAGTGGACACTGAGGACCAAGTAACTGTAGAAAATGACAGTATTAAACCAGATGCTATAAAAGAAGTATCTCCTGAGGAGAAAAATCCAGTTATGGCCTTCCAGGCATTTGAACTGAAACCTCTCAGACAAAAACTGCCTACTCCAGCTGAGAGGAGCAGAttgaaaaaaggcaaagaaggaaCGAAACAGTCATCACAAAAATCTGACGGCACAGAATCTGGTCAAG GTACAGAAGACAAAGGACAAGGTTCAGTGCGAAAATTTAGCAGTTCAGATGTTACATCTGAGAAG AAGCTGcttgatgatgaggaggagatgTCTGAATTGCAACTTAGGCTTCTTGCACTACAGTCTGCTAGTAAAAAATGGCAGCAAAAAGAACAACAGGTGATGaaggaaagcaaggagaaaTTAACAAAAACGAGAAGTGTTACACAGAAAGTCAAAGCCAGTACAAAAGCAcattcaacaaaaaaaaatagtgctACAG CCAAGCAAAATTTGAGAAAACAACAGACAAAGACATCAAAGAAGATGCAACAGCAAAAGGAACAAGACAGACGTCAGAAAGAGGAAGACTTGAGGAaacaagaagaagaggaggagagaagaaagagagaagaagaaatcagAAAAATTAGGGACCTCTCAAATCAAGAAGAGCAGTACAATCGATTTATGAAGCTAGTTGGAGGAAAGAGATCATCAAGAAGCAGG TCCTCAGATACTGATTTGAGATGGTCTTTGGATAAGCCGTCGACAGACAGTGCAGGAGGCATCTATCAGTATGACAATTATGATGAAGTTGCTATGGATACAGATAGTGAAACTAACTCTCCAG CTTCTTCTCCAATGCCACCTCCTTTCTTTGAGTGTCCAATAGGATATTTCCCACCTCCAGTACCACCCATTTCCTTGCCACTGCCACCTCCAATTCCA ccTGTACCATCTTTGAGCCAACTTTATATGGAGGGTATTTCTTGTGTGTCTCTCGAGCCACCTCCACCCCTGCCACCTCTTCcccctgaggaacctgaacagCCACCAAAACCTCCATTtgctgatgaggaagaggaagaggagatgcTCTTAAGAGAAGAACTACTCAAATCTTTAGCCAACAAACGAGCTTTCAGATCTGAG gAAACTTCAAGTAACAGTGGTCCACCTTCCCCTCCTGTTACAGATAATTTGCAGTCCGTGCCAAGAAGCAATCTGTCTGCTGTCAGTATTAATACAGTGTCTCAGCCACGGGTGCAAAATACAAAGTTTGTTAGAGTGCCGAGGCCTCCTCGAGCAGTGATCACA CTTCCAAAGCACAAGTCTGTTGTGGTTACATTAAATGACTCTGATGATAGTGAGTCTGATGGGGAGCCATCTAATTCCACCAGCAGTGTGTTTGGAGGACTAGAATCTATGATCAAAGAAGCAAGGAGAAACGTTGAG GCCTCGAAAATCAAAGCACctccaaaagcagaaaaagaaaatgatccAATGAGAACTCCAGAGGCTCTACCAGAAGATAAGAAGATAGAATACAGACTCTTAAAAGAAGAGATTGCCAG CCGTGAGAAGCAACGCTTGATAAAGTCTGATCCACTGAGGAACAATTCATCCCCTGCAAACTCTGATGGTGAAGTTGATGGGATTGGAAGGATAGCAGTAGTGACAAAACAAGtcacagaagcagaagcaaagcttAAGAAAAACAG GATTCTGTTGATGAAGGATGAATCTGTCTTGAAGCATTTGTTGCAACAAGAGgccaagaagagagagaatgtTCGAAttgctgaaaacaaaatcaacaaaCTAACCGAACAGCTACAAGCAACAGAGAAGATCTTGAATGCTAATAAGATCTTTCTCAAGAAGCTTCAGGAACAA ATTCATAAAGTTCAGCAACGAGTTACAGTGAAAAAAGCTCTGGCATTAAAATATGGGGAAGAACTTGCTCGAGCAAAAGCAGTAGCAAGTAAGGAAATTGGAAAACGGAAGCGGGAGCAAGATCATCTTGGA CCAAACAAGATGTTGAAATTGGAGAGTTCCCCTGCATCAAGTCCAAAAAAGCATTCAGCAGAATTGATTGCACTAGAGAAAAAAcgactgcagcagctggagtatGAATATGCTTTAAAGATTCAGAAGCTGAAGGAGGCCCGTGCACTTCAGACCAAGGAACAATCAAATATTGCACCTCATGCAGAAGAGGAATCTGAGTTTGCATTACCTCAGCCATCACTTCATGATCTTACACAGGATAAATTGTCTTTGGACAGTGAAGAAAACTACTTTGATGATGAAGTTCTGTCCAATTCAAACCGAGAGCGAAGGAGATCTTTCAGAGAGTCCAGTTCTTTCACTAAACCAAACCTTAAGCACATGGACACTCCAAAACAAGAAACTATAAATAAACTTTCTAAAAAGGCATCAGAAGAGCCTGAACTGTTCCTTGGGTTGAATATTGAGGAACTGAAAAAACTGTATGCTAAAGCTGACAGCTTGAAAGAGCTGCTAGTGAAAAGTACTGCCTTTATAGTACCTAAGGAAGATCTCTTGTGTGGTCAG GAAATTTCAGTGGATGTGGATTTCATTActtcacaaaacaaacaaactgaagcAAAACCATTTCCCTTTGGAGTGTATCATAGTCCTCTTCTAGTATTTAAATCCTACAG gttTAGTCCCTATTTTCGAACGAAGGAGAAGCTGCACCTCAGCTCAGTAACCTACAGCAATATGATTGAGCCAAGGCAGTGCTTCTGCCGCTTTGATCTGACAGGCACCTGTAACGATGACGACTGTCAGTG GCAGCACATGAAAGATTGCACTCTTAGCCGCAAGCAGCTGTTTCAGGATATCCTGTCTTACAATTTAGAGCTGATTGGCTGCTCGGAAAAAAGCACCGAGGAGGAAATCAGCACTGCCACAG aaaaatacaTAGAAAAACTTTTTGGTATAAACAGAGACCGTATGTCAGTGGATCAGATGGCTGTTCTCCTGGCCAGCAATGTCAACGAGAGCAAAAGTCACA CACCTCCTTTTACAACATGGAAGGATAAAAGGAAATGGAGACCAAAATACTGGAGAAAACCGCTGTTAGACAGTAGCAGCAGTGAAGAGGAGCAGTTCATTGGACCTATTAAATATG CTCATCCCACGGAACATAAGAAAAGAGTTCCAGCTCTCGACGCTGTGGTGACTCCGGACGACGTCCGGTATTTTACAAGTGAGACTGATGACATTTCCAACTTGGAAGCAAGCGTCCAAGAAAACCCCTCTGATGTACAGCTTTGGATTAAGCTTGCTTACAAATACTTGAATCAAAATGAAGG cTCCTCATCTGAGTGTTTAGATTCTACTTTAAATGTTCTGGCTCGAGCCCTGGAGAACAACAAAGAAAATCCTGAAATTTGGTGTCATTACCTCAGACTCTTCTCAAAAAGAGGAACCAAGGAGGAGATACAGGAGAtgtgtgaaacagcagtggAATATGCTCCCTCTTACCGAATCTGGTGGACA TTTTTGAATTTGGAGAATTCCTTTGATGGAAAAGACTATGTTTGTGGAAGGATGCTGCAGTTCCTAAtggaagaaagagggggagaagaaaatcCAAATCTTGTGTCCTTTCAGCTGCTGGAGACTCTCCTGTATAGGGTTCACTTAAGCCTGTTTACAGGAAGACACCAGGATgctcttgtgctgctgcag AATGCTTtaaaaccagcaaaggagaagaTAATATCGGAGCGCCTTACCGTAAGTGACCGTTGCTTGGCTTGGTTGGCTTACATCCATCTGACAGAGTTTggcctgctcccaggcaagctcTATGACCCAGCTCACGTCAGTCCTTCAAGGATCGTGAGCAAAGAGCCGTTTCTGATACCCTGGCAAACAATTCACGATGTGAAGACCGATCCCGATATGCTCCTGGCTATGTTTGAAG atgcAGTCAAAACTTGTACTGATGAAAGTCTGGAGGCTGACAAAAGAATAGCTATCTGCTTTCCTCTCTACAGAAACATGATAGCTTTGCTGAAACTTCTTGAAAG GTGGGAATCTGCTGCAGAACTTTGTAGATCTTTATTGGAGCTCTGCCCTAACAACTGTCAGCTCTTGGAGAGTTTGGCCACCTTGTATTTGCAGATGGAGCAGAGTGACAATGCCTACAAAGTGTGGATGGAAGCTTTTGAGAAGAATCCCCAGAATGCAGAAATTTTTTATCAGTTGTCTAAATTCCTTGTTTCTCAG GAAAAGTCAAGCAGTATTCTTCCACTGTTGCAAGATTTTGTGGCAACTTTCTTTGAGAACACGTGCCCACAGCATGGTCCCATGGATCTCTTAAG ATACCTCTTGAATTTTCCAATGCCAATTGAATTTACATCACCTCTCTATAAAGAACATCTTACAGATGATGTTGTAAACCAGCAAATCCCATACCTGTGGCAGATCTACTG TTTGTGCCAGTCCCTTCAAGCAAGTGTCGGGGAAGCACTGGATGCTTACGAAGCAGCTCTGGGGGCCGTGATGCAGCAAGACATTGTTCAGAATATCTGGCTGGA ttaCCTTGTTTTTATCAATAGCAAAGTTGTTGGATCCAACAACAAAGTTCAAGAATTCAAGCTTTTTACTGACCTAGTGAACAGATGTCTGGTTACAGTCCCCACACGATACCCAATTCCTTTTAGTACTGCTGATTATTGGACCAATTATGAGTTTCATAATAAG gtaattcttttttatttgagCTGCATTCCAAAATCCCAACATTCCAAAACCTTGGAACGGTTTTGTTCTACCATGCCTGCTAATCCTGGACTTGCACTGAG ACTGCTGCTGCAATACTGGGAGGAGAGCAATGTTCAGATTCTGAAACTGCAAGCCAAGATGTTTACATATAATATCCCAACATGCCTGGCCATCTGGAAAAT agcCATTGCTGCCGAATGCTTTCTAATGGGACAAAGAGAA gTCCATCATTTATATCAGAGAGCCCTTCAGAAGTTACCTCTATGTGCAACACTGTGGAAAGAT CAACTCTTGTTTGAAGCATCAGGAGGAGGTAAAACTGATAACCTGAGAAAACTAGTTTCCAAGTGCCAAGAGGTTGGAGTCAGCCTAGATGAGCTTTTAAATTTAAACACTTACAGAACAGAAAGCAAGAATCACTGA